GTGGAACAGGCAGGGCAAGGGCTCGGCCACCGGGCTGCCGTCGGGGTTCGCGCGCATCAGGTCGGCCATGTACGCCCACCAGCGCTGCATTACCGGGTGCTGGGGCAGGCTGTCCATGCCGTGGCCAGGCGTGCGGCGCAGCACGGCGAAGAGGGTGTGGTGTTCTTCATCCAGGTAGATGCTGTAGTCGCTGACACCTGCCGACTTCAGCAGGGCCACCAGCTCGGGCCAGATGGCGTCGTGGCGCTTCTTGTACTCGGCCACGCAGCCGGGGTGCAGGAGCATGCGAAAGGCGTACTTCTCGTTGCTCATGCAAATACCCGCCTGCGTTTGAACAGCTTGGGCAACACCATGGACACGATCAGCAGCGCGCCGATCACCATGGACATCACGATGCCGGTCACGTTGGCCATTCCCATGGCAAAGGTGAACAGGCCCAGCAGCAGCACCGCCAGCATGGTGCCCACGATACTGCCGCGCCCGCCCTCGATGGCCACGCCGCCCAGGATCACCATGGTGATGGCGTCCAGCTCCCAGCCCATGGCGATGTTGGGGCGGGTGCTGCCGATGCGGCCGGTCAGCAAAATGGCGGCCAGCGCAGCCATCAGCCCGGCAAACACAAACAGCGCCAGCCGGTAGCGGTCGGCCTCGATGCCCGAGAAGCGCGCCGCCACCGGATTCGCGCCAATGGCGTACAGCCTGCGGCCCAGCACGGTGCGGTGCAGCGTGATGCCCACCGCCACGGCGGCCACCAGCAGGATGGCGAACTCGATGGGCAGGGTCAGCCAGCGCACGCCGATTACCTCGCCCACATAGCTGTTGCCCAGGGTGGAGAACACCTCGGGGTAGCCCGAGATGGCCTTGTCACCCAGCGCCACCATGGCCAGGCCCCGGTACAGCGACAGCGTGCCGATGGTGACCACGATGGACGGCAGCTTGTAGTGCGTGACCAGCACGCCGTTGACCGCACCGGCCACGCCGCCGGTGGCAAAGGCCGCCAGCACCATGCCCAGCGGACCGGCCCCGGCCTGCATGGCGTAGCCCATGGCCAGCGAGCACAGGGCCAGGATGGCGGCAATCGACAAATCGATCTCGCCGGTGATGATCAGCAGGGCCAGGGCCAGCGCCAGAATGCCTTTTTCGCTGAAGTTGAAAGTGCTGTCGGCCAGCGCGTCCACCGACATGAAGCCCGGCTGCGCCCAGCCAAAGCCCGCCAGCAGCAGCACCAGCAGGGCCAGCAAAACCCGCTCCCATGTGTTCCAGGCCTTCATGCCGTGGCTCCTTTTAATGTGCTTGTCTTGTGTTCCAGAATCTGGCGGCCCGCACGCCGTTCGGACCGCGCATTGACGGCTACCGAGATCAAGATCACGGCCCCGGCAATCGCCTGCTGCCAGAACGGCGACACCTGGATCACCGGCAGTGCCCCGTTGACCACGCCAATGAACAGCACGCCCAGCGCAGCGCCCAGCACCGTGCCCACGCCGCCGCCAATGCTCACCCCGCCAATCACGCAGGCGGCCACCACCGTCAGCTCGTAGCCCGCCGCCAGCTCGGTGTAGGCGATGGAATAGCGCCCCACCCACAGCAGCCCGGCCAGCCCGGCCAGCATGCCCGACAGGGTGTAGACCATCATCAGCCGCTGGCGCGCCGAGATGCCCACGTAGGCCGCAGCATGCGGGTTGCCGCCCAGGGCGTAGATCTCGCGGCCCTCGCGGCGCAGCTTCAAGAACACCGCCGCCAGTACCAGCACCACCAGGGCAAACCACACCAGCGCGGGCAAGCCCAGCCAGGTTTCGCGCGGCAGGCCCTTGATGGCGGGGTGGATGTCCTGGTCGGACACCCAGGCGCCCTTGCTGGCCACAAAAATCGCGCCCCGGTAGGCCGACAGCGTGCCCAGCGTCACCACGATGGGTGGCAGGTCAAAGCGGGTGATGAGCCAGCCGTTAACCGCGCCCAGCAAGGCCCCCACGGCCAGTGCCACCAGCAGCAGCACCGGCACCGAGGCACCCGGCCAGGCCTTGCCCAGCAGCGCGCAGACCATGCCGGTGAGCGCCAGGTTGGAAGCCACCGACAGGTCGATGCCACGGGTCAGCAGCACCATCATCTGGCCCATCACCAAAATCGCCAGGATGGCCGAATCGTTGGCAATGTCCAGGCCGTTGCGCCAGGTTAAAAACACCGGGGCGCGTGCGCCCACGGCCAGGGCGATGGCGGCGATGATGGCCAGCAGCAGCCACTCGCGGCGGATGGAAGAGAAGTTTTTCATGCGGCTACCGCCTCTAGTTCAAAAACAGCCACCGCCGGGCTGGGCGGGGGTGCATGGCCCAGGCCTGAAGCGGCCGCCACGATCTGCTCGGCATGGGCGTCGGCGCGGGCGAACTCGGCCACCTGCAGGCCCCGGCGCATGACGATGGTGCGGTGCGCCAGGTGCATCACCTCGGGCAGCTCGCTGGACACCAGAATCACCGCCAGGCCTTGCTCCACCATCTCGGCGATCAGCTGGTACACGGCCTGCTTGGCCCCCACGTCGATGCCCTTGGTGGGCTCGTCCAGGATCACGATGCGCGGGTCCAGCCCCAGCCATTTGGCGATCACCACCTTTTGCTGGTTGCCGCCCGACAGGCCCGACAGCAGGGTGTCGGGCGATTCCGTCTTGATGCGCAGGCGCTCAACCATGCGTTGGCACAGCGCCGATTCACGCAGCTTGGACAGCCAGATGCCGCGGGAGAACCGCGCCAGGCCCGCCAGGCTGATGTTGTGCTCTACCGAAAAGCTGAGGATGGCCCCCTGGCGCTGGCGCTCCTCGGGCACGTAGGCAATACCCGCCGCAATCGCGTCGCCGGGGCGGCGGGCGTTGAGTTTTTGGCCGTTGACCACAAAGTCGCCGGTGGCGGCAGGGTTCAGGCCCATGATGGCCAGCATGGCCTCGCTGCGGCCCGAGCCCACCAGGCCGTAAAAGCCCAGGATCTCGCCGCGGCGCAGCTCGAACGACAGGTTCTGGAATTCGGTGGGGTGCGACAGGTCTTTCACCGACATCACCACCTCGCCCGGGGTGGAGGCGATGTGCGGGTAGATCTGGTCAATGGCGCGCCCGGCCATCAGCTTGACCAGCTCCTGCTCGGTGGCATCGGCAATCGCGCCGCTGCCCACGGCGGTGCCGTCGCGCAGCACCAGGTAGCGGTCGGCCACGGCAAAAATCTCGTCGAACTTGTGGGTGATGAAAATCACGCCCACGCCCTGGTCGCGCAGTTGGCGCACGATGCCGTAGAAGTCGCGGATTTCGGCCTGCGACAGGGCGGCGGTGGGCTCGTCCAAAATTACCACCGCGGCTTTTTGCGACAGGGCCCGGGCGATCTCCACCAGATGCCGTTCAGCCAGGCTCAGGTCCTTGACCATGGTGGTGGCGTTGAAGCGCGCACCGATCTGCTCCAGCACGGCCTGGGCCTGCGTGTGCATGGCCGACCAGTTTATGAACGGGCCGCGCATGATGTGGCGGCCCACGTAGATGTTTTCGGCCACGCTGAGTTCTTCGAACATCACCGTTTCCTGGTGCACCGCCAGGATGCCCGCGGCCTGCGAGGCCTGGGCGTTGGCAAAGGTGTGGGCTACGCCGCGCAGCGAGACTGTGCCCTCGTCCACCGGGATCACCCCGGTCAGCATCTTGACCAGGGTGGATTTGCCCGCGCCGTTCTCGCCCACCAGGGCCAGCACTTCCCCGGCGCGCAGCTCCAGGTCCACCCCGCGCAGCGCGTGGGTGGCACCGTAGCGCTTGTGGACACCGCGCAGGCTCAACAAAGCATCAGTCATTTAAAAATCCAGCTTCGCATTAAAAAAGGGGCACCTACCCTGACAGAGATGCCCCAGAAAACTGTACAGCCAGCGCCCGCAGGTGCCAGCGGGCTCGCTTAGAAGAACTTGGCGAATTTCTCGACGTTGGTCGCGTCATAGGTGAAGGGCTCGGACATGGCCGCTTCGCCATTTGCGTCCAGCGTGACGGTGCCCACACGGCCCAGCGACACCTTGTCGCCCGCCTTGCCGGTGACCTTGCCCGAGATGAATTGGCTGGCCGCGTAGATGGACGAGTAGCCCAGGTCGATCGGGTTCCAGATGGCGAAGGACTTGACTGCGCCGCTCTTCACGTGGCCGGCCATTTCAGACGGCAAACCCAGGCCGGTCACGAAGATGGTACCGACCTTCTTTTCATCCTGTACGGCCTTGGCCGCAGCCGCCACGCCCACGGTGGTGGGGGCAATGATGGCCTTCAGGTTGGGGTAGCTCTTGAACAGGCCTTGGGCTTCGCGGTAGCTCTTGTCGGTCTGGTCGTCACCGTAGACCACGCTGACCAGCTTCAGGCCCTGGTAGGCGGGCTGGGCCAGCACTTTCTTGGCTTCTTCGATCCAGATGTTCTGGTTGGTGGCCTGGGCCGTGGCCGACAGCACCGCGACTTCACCGGTGGAGCCAATCGCGTCTGCCGTCATCTTCACCAGTTTTTCGCCGATCAGCGGGTTGCTGGAGGGGTTGAGGTGCATCATGCGGCCGTCTTTGCGCACGCCCGAGTCGAACGAGATGACCTTGATGCCACGGTCCATGGCGCGCTTGAGCACGGGGGCCAGCGCGTCGGGGTCGTTGGCGGAAATGACGATGGCCGACACCTTCTGGGCGATCAGCGCGTTGACGATTTCGATCTGGCCTTCGGCCGTGGCCTTGGCCGGGCCGGTGTAGATGATGTCGATGTTCTTGAGCTCTTTGGCGGCCTCTTGCGCGCCCTGGTTGGCGGCATCAAAGAAGCCGTTGCCCAGGCTCTTCACCACCAGGGCGATCTTGTCGGCGGCAAAGGCCGGGCTGGCCAGGGCTGCGCTCAGTGCCACGGTGATCAGGGTTGCGA
This sequence is a window from Rhodoferax sp. WC2427. Protein-coding genes within it:
- the rhaM gene encoding L-rhamnose mutarotase encodes the protein MSNEKYAFRMLLHPGCVAEYKKRHDAIWPELVALLKSAGVSDYSIYLDEEHHTLFAVLRRTPGHGMDSLPQHPVMQRWWAYMADLMRANPDGSPVAEPLPCLFHLD
- a CDS encoding ABC transporter permease, yielding MKAWNTWERVLLALLVLLLAGFGWAQPGFMSVDALADSTFNFSEKGILALALALLIITGEIDLSIAAILALCSLAMGYAMQAGAGPLGMVLAAFATGGVAGAVNGVLVTHYKLPSIVVTIGTLSLYRGLAMVALGDKAISGYPEVFSTLGNSYVGEVIGVRWLTLPIEFAILLVAAVAVGITLHRTVLGRRLYAIGANPVAARFSGIEADRYRLALFVFAGLMAALAAILLTGRIGSTRPNIAMGWELDAITMVILGGVAIEGGRGSIVGTMLAVLLLGLFTFAMGMANVTGIVMSMVIGALLIVSMVLPKLFKRRRVFA
- a CDS encoding ABC transporter permease — translated: MKNFSSIRREWLLLAIIAAIALAVGARAPVFLTWRNGLDIANDSAILAILVMGQMMVLLTRGIDLSVASNLALTGMVCALLGKAWPGASVPVLLLVALAVGALLGAVNGWLITRFDLPPIVVTLGTLSAYRGAIFVASKGAWVSDQDIHPAIKGLPRETWLGLPALVWFALVVLVLAAVFLKLRREGREIYALGGNPHAAAYVGISARQRLMMVYTLSGMLAGLAGLLWVGRYSIAYTELAAGYELTVVAACVIGGVSIGGGVGTVLGAALGVLFIGVVNGALPVIQVSPFWQQAIAGAVILISVAVNARSERRAGRQILEHKTSTLKGATA
- a CDS encoding sugar ABC transporter ATP-binding protein, whose amino-acid sequence is MTDALLSLRGVHKRYGATHALRGVDLELRAGEVLALVGENGAGKSTLVKMLTGVIPVDEGTVSLRGVAHTFANAQASQAAGILAVHQETVMFEELSVAENIYVGRHIMRGPFINWSAMHTQAQAVLEQIGARFNATTMVKDLSLAERHLVEIARALSQKAAVVILDEPTAALSQAEIRDFYGIVRQLRDQGVGVIFITHKFDEIFAVADRYLVLRDGTAVGSGAIADATEQELVKLMAGRAIDQIYPHIASTPGEVVMSVKDLSHPTEFQNLSFELRRGEILGFYGLVGSGRSEAMLAIMGLNPAATGDFVVNGQKLNARRPGDAIAAGIAYVPEERQRQGAILSFSVEHNISLAGLARFSRGIWLSKLRESALCQRMVERLRIKTESPDTLLSGLSGGNQQKVVIAKWLGLDPRIVILDEPTKGIDVGAKQAVYQLIAEMVEQGLAVILVSSELPEVMHLAHRTIVMRRGLQVAEFARADAHAEQIVAAASGLGHAPPPSPAVAVFELEAVAA
- the rhaS gene encoding rhamnose ABC transporter substrate-binding protein, whose amino-acid sequence is MKKQLATLITVALSAALASPAFAADKIALVVKSLGNGFFDAANQGAQEAAKELKNIDIIYTGPAKATAEGQIEIVNALIAQKVSAIVISANDPDALAPVLKRAMDRGIKVISFDSGVRKDGRMMHLNPSSNPLIGEKLVKMTADAIGSTGEVAVLSATAQATNQNIWIEEAKKVLAQPAYQGLKLVSVVYGDDQTDKSYREAQGLFKSYPNLKAIIAPTTVGVAAAAKAVQDEKKVGTIFVTGLGLPSEMAGHVKSGAVKSFAIWNPIDLGYSSIYAASQFISGKVTGKAGDKVSLGRVGTVTLDANGEAAMSEPFTYDATNVEKFAKFF